In Deltaproteobacteria bacterium, the DNA window CGATCGTGGCCCCCAGCCTAGGTGGGGTGGAAACTCTGATCACCCGGCCAGTCACTACCTCCCATTCCGGGATGTCTCCACAGGACCGGGAGGCCATGGGCATCACCGATGCGCTGATTCGGCTCTCCGTCGGGTTGGAGTCTACGGAAGACCTCATTGAGGATTTCAAAAGGGCCTTGACTTGACTCCATCCGGATGGATTCATCCCATCGGAAAGCCGGAGATTGAATGATAGTTTCAGAAAAATTCCGGGATGATCAGGGGTTACCCTTCTGGCCTTACTCCCGCTCGCCCATGGATCAAACCTTTGGATTACCTTCCCAGCAGAAACGAAGAGACGTTATCCTCTTCTTCGATTCCCTTTGATTCCCCTTGATCGGTCTTCATCCTTAAAGTCGTATGGCCGGGTCAAAAGATGAAGACAGATTCATTCCTCCACAACACCAGGGAAACCTGAAATCGGAACCGCCTGAAATTTTGAAGAAGAAAAGAGGGGTGGCAACTGTATAGAAATCCCTCCCTCATACCTTGAAATTGTCACTGACAGCAATCTTATCCAAATGTGAGAAGGAAAAAATATCGAATTTGAATGATTTTGCTCCTTCAATACTTCTTTTTGTGTTTGCTCTTCGATATTTGATGATTCAATGCCGTTTTCTCTTGACCTCGAAAAAAAATAGAGATAAAAATTTTATTGTTCGAGTCGTTGATTCGAATGACTTCCCTCTTCGGGGGTCATCCTCGAATGGAAGAAATTGGTATTCGGCCCTGAAAATTATTTTGGGAACCCTGGATAGTCTGTGACTAAAATCCCGACAAACGCGCCCTTCAGCAAGAAGGGCAAATAGAGACATCCGCCCTATCGAGACCCTGGGGCTCTTTTATGGTCTTATGGGGGAAGCGCCCGTGGGTCGTATTGAACAAGGGAACATCAAGAAAGGAGGTCTTCGTTTTGGTTCAGAATGGCATTGTCAAGTGGTTCAGTGACAAGAAGGGATACGGGTTCATTGAACAAGAAAACGGGCC includes these proteins:
- a CDS encoding cold shock domain-containing protein, with product MVLWGKRPWVVLNKGTSRKEVFVLVQNGIVKWFSDKKGYGFIEQENGPDIFVHYSYINAPGFKTLAKGDEVTFEMENGERGPVAKNVTKV